A stretch of Brassica napus cultivar Da-Ae chromosome C6, Da-Ae, whole genome shotgun sequence DNA encodes these proteins:
- the LOC106403712 gene encoding lipoxygenase 2, chloroplastic-like produces the protein PLKSKLDHAVYGDPNSLITSEIVEREIKGVMSFDEALENKRLFMLDYHDLLLPYVNKVRELDDSTLYASRTLFFLNDDSTLRPVAIELTRPQDVNRPQWRQVFTPGYDATSCGLWSLGKTHAITHDTGYHQLISHGLRTHCCMEPYIIAANRQLSAMHPIYRLLHPHFRYTMEINARGRQSLVNAGGIIESCFWPGKYSLELSSDVYDKLWRFDREGLPADLISRGLAVEDETAEHGVRLTIPDYPFATDGLMLWDALKEWVTDYVNHYYPNAEQVKLDEELQGWWSEVRNIGHGDKKNEPWWPVLKTQDDLIEVVTTIAWVASGHHAAVNFGQYGYGGYFPNRPTTSRIKMPVEEPTEEELKEFYEDPEKTMLKTFPSKKQATKLMLTLDLLSTHSPDEEYLGENAEASWAHEPVIYAAYERFKGKLQYLEGVIDERNVDVALKNRAGAGVVKYELLKPISEPGLTGMGVPNSVSI, from the exons CCGTTGAAAAGCAAACTAGACCATGCGGTTTATGGTGATCCCAACTCACTCATTACAAGTGAGATTGTGGAAAGAGAAATCAAAGGAGTTATGTCATTTGATGAG GCTCTGGAGAACAAGAGATTGTTCATGTTGGACTATCATGATTTGCTTCTACCGTATGTGAACAAAGTGAGAGAGTTGGATGATAGCACCTTATATGCTTCTCGAACATTATTCTTCCTCAACGATGATAGCACACTGAGACCTGTTGCCATTGAGTTGACTCGTCCCCAAGATGTAAACAGGCCAC AATGGAGGCAGGTATTCACGCCAGGATATGATGCTACCTCCTGCGGGCTATGGAGTCTTGGTAAGACTCACGCTATTACTCATGACACTGGTTATCACCAGCTTATTTCCCACGG GCTGAGGACTCACTGCTGTATGGAGCCATACATTATAGCGGCAAACAGACAACTAAGTGCCATGCATCCTATCTATAGGCTTTTGCATCCCCACTTCCGCTACACGATGGAGATCAACGCTCGTGGACGCCAAAGTCTCGTCAACGCAGGTGGAATCATTGAGTCTTGTTTCTGGCCCGGAAAGTATTCATTAGAGCTAAGTTCAGATGTCTATGACAAACTATGGAGGTTCGACAGGGAAGGCTTACCTGCAGACCTAATCAGCAG GGGTCTGGCTGTGGAAGATGAGACGGCTGAACATGGGGTTCGCTTGACGATACCAGATTACCCATTTGCGACTGACGGTCTGATGCTGTGGGATGCACTTAAGGAATGGGTAACAGACTATGTGAATCACTATTATCCAAATGCGGAACAGGTCAAGTTGGATGAGGAACTCCAAGGATGGTGGAGTGAAGTGAGGAACATAGGGCATGGAGACAAGAAAAATGAACCATGGTGGCCTGTCCTCAAAACACAAGATGACTTGATTGAAGTGGTGACTACGATTGCTTGGGTGGCTTCAGGTCACCATGCAGCTGTAAACTTTGGACAGTACGGATATGGTGGATACTTTCCCAACCGACCAACCACATCAAGGATAAAAATGCCAGTGGAAGAACCGACAGAGGAAGAGCTAAAAGAGTTCTATGAGGATCCAGAGAAGACCATGCTTAAGACATTCCCGTCGAAGAAGCAGGCGACGAAATTGATGTTGACTTTGGATCTTCTATCGACACATTCACCAGATGAAGAATACCTAGGAGAAAACGCAGAAGCGTCTTGGGCCCACGAACCTGTCATCTATGCTGCATATGAACGTTTCAAAGGCAAGCTCCAATACCTAGAAGGAGTGATAGATGAGAGGAACGTGGATGTTGCTCTAAAGAATCGAGCTGGAGCAGGTGTTGTTAAGTACGAGCTTTTGAAGCCTATCTCTGAACCAGGCCTTACCGGGATGGGTGTTCCCAACAGTGTGTCTATTTGA